From one Dama dama isolate Ldn47 chromosome 4, ASM3311817v1, whole genome shotgun sequence genomic stretch:
- the SCAF1 gene encoding splicing factor, arginine/serine-rich 19 isoform X1 — protein sequence MAAEVTMEEEDESRGKTEESGEDRGDGPPDRDPTLSPPAFILRAIQQAVGTSLQGDLPNDKDGSRCHGLRWRRCRSPRSEPRSQESGGTDTATVLDVAADGLLAGLVSILDPPDTWVPSHMDLRPGESEDMLELVAEVRIGDRDPVPLPVPSLLPRLRAWRTGKTVSPQSHSSRPNCARHLLTLGTGDGGPAPPPAPSSASSSPSPSPSSSSPSPPPPPPPPAPPAPPAPRFDIYDPFHPTDEAYSPPPAPEQKYDPFEPTGSNPSSSAGTPSPEEEEEEEEEEEEEEEEGLSQSISRISETLAGIYDDNSLSQDFPGDESPGPDPQPLQPTPAPGTPPQADSTRADGATRRRVFVVGTEAEACREGKVSVEVVTAGGAALPPPLLPPGDSEIEEGEIVQPEEEPRMAVSLFRAGGRAARPPPAAPAAAQPPPPPPAPRAPEGDDFLSLHAESDGEGALQVDLGEPAPAPPAADTRWGGLDLRRKILTQRRERYRQRSPSPAAAPAPAAPTGPPTRKKSRRERKRSGGEAKEAASSSSGAQPAPPAPASPWDSKKHRSRDRKPGSHASSSTRRRSRSRSTRHRSRSTDRRRGGSRRSRSREKRRRRRRSNSPPPATSSSSSSRRERHRGKHRDGGGSKKKKKRSRSRGEKRSGDSEKGPAPAQPPSGSASLGSDRDTRRRGAVPPSIQDLTDHDLFAIKRTITVGRPDKSDARGPSPGPASSPKREVLYDSEGLSAEERGGKSSEKDRRRSGAASSSSSSREKGSRRKALDGGDRDRERDRDRDRSSKKARPPKELAPSSGPPPKPPVSSGSGSSSSSSSSSSRKVKLQSKVAVLIREGVSSTTPAKEASSAGLGSIGVKFSRDRESRSPFLKPDERAPAEVAKAAQGSTKPKKTKVKAKAGAKKTKGTKGKTKPSKTRKKIRSGGSSGPVTLKKSKADSCSQAAGAKGAEETSWSGEERAAKAPSTPPPKIAPPPPALTPDSQTVDSSCKTPEVSFLPEEAAEEAGVRGGAEEEEEEEEEEEEEEEEEQQPATTTATSTAAAAPSTAPSAGSTAGDSGAEDGPAPRVSQLPTLPPPMPWNLPAGVDCTTSGVLALTALLFKMEEANLASRAKAQELIQATNQILSHRKPPSSLGVTPAPVPTSLGLPPGPSSYLLPGSLPLGGCGSTPPTPTGLAAASDKREGSSSSEGRGDTDKYLKKLHTQERAVEEVKLAIKPYYQKKDITKEEYKDILRKAVHKICHSKSGEINPVKVSNLVRAYVQRYRYFRKHGRKPGDPPGPPRPPKEPGPPDKGGPGLPLPPL from the exons ATGGCGGCGGAG GTGACCATGGAGGAAGAAGATGAGTCTCGAGGGAAGACAGAAGAGTCAGGCGAGGATCGGGGCGACGGTCCGCCAGACAGAGACCCTacactttctcctcctgcttttatCCTG CGGGCCATtcagcaggctgtggggacttccctgcaggGGGATCTGCCAAATGATAAAG ATGGCTCTCGGTGTCATGGCCTTCGATGGAGGCGCTGCCGGAGCCCACGATCGGAGCCCCGTTCCCAGGAATCTGGGGGGACTGACACGGCTACT GTGTTGGACGTGGCTGCCGATGGCCTCCTTGCGGGGCTGGTGAGCATCCTGGATCCCCCAGACACCTGGGTTCCTAGCCACATGGACCTGCGGCCTGGCGA AAGCGAGGACATGCTGGAGCTGGTGGCCGAGGTCCGAATTGGGGACAGGGATCCAGTCCCTCTGCCGGTACCCAGCCTGCTGCCCCGTCTCAGGGCCTGGAGGACAGGCAAAACGG TTTCTCCGCAGTCTCACTCTTCTCGACCCAACTGTGCCCGCCATCTCCTCACCTTGGGCACTGGAGACGggggccctgcccctccccctgctccctcctctgcatcctcctccccctccccttcgcCCTCctcatcctccccttccccacctcctcctccaccacccccGGCCCCCCCAGCTCCTCCTGCACCCCGGTTCGATATCTACGACCCCTTCCACCCCACCGACGAGGCCTATTCCCCACCGCCTGCTCCGGAGCAGAAGTACGACCCCTTCGAGCCCACGGGCTCCAACCCCAGCTCATCGGCGGGAACCCCCTCAcccgaggaggaggaagaagaagaggaggaagaggaagaagaggaggaggagggcctgTCGCAGAGCATCAGCCGCATCTCTGAGACCCTGGCGGGCATCTACGACGACAACAGCCTGagccaggacttcccaggtgacgaGAGCCCAGGCCCCGACCCCCAGCCCTTGCAGCCGACTCCAGCCCCTGGCACACCGCCCCAGGCCGACTCCACCCGGGCCGACGGAGCCACCCGCCGGCGCGTCTTTGTAGTGGGGACCGAGGCAGAGGCCTGTCGGGAAGGCAAGGTCTCTGTGGAGGTGGTGACAGCTGGTGGAGCTGCCCTCCCGCCCCCTCTGCTGCCTCCGGGTGACTCGGAGATTGAGGAGGGCGAGATCGTCCAGCCCGAGGAGGAGCCCAGAATGGCGGTCTCCCTCTTCCGCGCCGGGGGCCGGGCAGCGCGGCCCCCACCCGCGGCCCCCGCTgcagcccagcccccacccccgccgcccgccccccGGGCCCCCGAGGGGGACGACTTCTTGTCTCTGCACGCGGAGTCCGACGGCGAGGGCGCCCTGCAGGTGGACCTGGGGGAGCCAGCCcccgcgccgcccgccgccgACACGCGCTGGGGCGGCCTGGACCTGCGGCGCAAGATCCTGACCCAGCGGCGCGAGCGCTACCGCCAGCGATCACCCTCGCCAGCcgcggcccccgcccccgccgcccccaccgGCCCGCCCACCCGCAAGAAGTCCAGGCGGGAACGGAAGCGGAGTGGCGGCGAGGCCAAGGAGGCCGCCTCGTCCTCCTCCGGCGCGCAGCCCGCCCCGCCGGCCCCGGCCTCCCCCTGGGACTCTAAGAAGCACCGCTCGAGGGACCGCAAGCCCGGCTCCCACGCCTCATCGTCCACCCGCCGCCGCTCGCGGTCTCGTTCCACCCGCCACCGCTCGCGGAGCACCGACCGGCGCCGCGGGGGCAGCCGCAGGTCACGGTCCCGGGAGAAAAGGCGCCGGCGGCGGCGCTCGAACTCACCGCCTCCGGCCACCTCATCTTCCTCATCCTCCCGCCGCGAGCGGCACCGTGGCAAGCACCGTGATGGCGGTGGcagcaagaagaagaagaagcggTCGCGGTCCCGGGGCGAGAAGCGTTCGGGGGACAGCGAGAAGGGCCCTGCCCCGGCGCAGCCGCCCTCCGGCTCCGCCTCCCTGGGCAGTGACCGCGACACCCGCCGGCGGGGGGCTGTCCCGCCCTCCATCCAGGACCTCACGGACCACGACCTCTTCGCCATCAAGCGGACCATCACCGTGGGCCGACCGGACAAGTCTGACGCCCGAGGCCCCTCCCCGGGCCCGGCCTCGTCCCCCAAGCGGGAGGTCCTGTACGACTCGGAAGGGCTGAGCGCGGAGGAGCGGGGCGGCAAGAGCAGCGAGAAGGACCGCCGGCGCTCGGGggcggcctcctcctcctcctcctcccgagAGAAGGGATCGCGGCGGAAGGCGCTGGACGGGGGGGACCGGGACCGGGAGAGGGACAGAGACAGGGACAGGTCGTCCAAGAAGGCCCGGCCCCCCAAGGAGTTGGCACCCTCCTCGGGGCCCCCGCCAAAGCCCCCGGTCAGCAGCGGCTCGGGCTCCTCGTCCTCCTCGTCCTCGTCGTCTTCCCGGAAGGTGAAGCTGCAGTCCAAGGTGGCGGTCCTGATCCGTGAGGGCGTCAGCAGCACCACACccgccaaggaggcctcatctGCCGGCCTGGGCTCCATCGGAGTCAAGTTCAGCCGAGACCGAGAGAGCCGCTCCCCCTTCCTCAAGCCAGACGAGCGGGCCCCTGCAGAGGTGGCCAAAGCAGCTCAGGGCAGCACCAAGCCCAAAAAGACCAAGGTCAAGGCCAAGGCTGGGGCCAAGAAAACCAAGGGGACCAAGGGAAAGACCAAGCCATCTAAGACCAGGAAAAAGATCCGCAGCGGGGGCAGCAGCGGCCCGGTGACGCTGAAGAAGTCCAAGGCGGATAGCTGCAGCCAGGCGGCGGGAGCCAAGGGGGCCGAGGAGACCTCCTGGTCCGGGGAAGAGCGGGCAGCCAAGGCCCCCAGCACCCCGCCCCCCAAGATAGCCCCTCCGCCCCCTGCACTGACGCCCGACTCACAGACTGTGGACAGCAGCTGCAAGACGCCCGAGGTCTCCTTCCTGCCAGAAGAGGCCGCTGAGGAGGCTGGGGTCCGAGgtggggcagaggaggaggaggaggaggaagaggaggaggaggaggaagaggaggaggagcagcagcCGGCCACCACCACGGCCACCAGCACAGCAGCCGCCGCCCCGAGCACCGCCCCGAGTGCGGGGTCCACAGCCGGTGACTCGGGGGCGGAGGACGGGCCTGCTCCCCGCGTCTCCCAgctgcccaccctgcccccacccatgcCCTGGAACCTGCCCGCGGGCGTGGACTGCACTACTAGCGGTGTCCTGGCCT TGACTGCACTTCTTTTCAAGATGGAAGAAGCCAATCTGGCGAGCCGAGCAAAGGCGCAGGAGCTGATCCAGGCCACCAaccag ATCCTCAGCCACAGGAAGCCGCCCTCAAGTCTGGGAGTGACCCCAGCTCCTGTGCCCACCTCCCTGGGTCTGCCCCCTGGCCCCTCCAGCTACCTGCTGCCTGGCAGCCTCCCCCTGGGAGGCTGCGgctccacccctcccacccccactgggCTGGCTGCAGCGTCTGACAAGAGAGAGGGCAGCAGCAGCTCCGAGGGACGTGGGGACACAGACAAG TATCTGAAGAAGCTGCACACACAGGAGCGGGCGGTGGAGGAGGTGAAGCTGGCCATCAAGCCGTATTATCAGAAGAAGGACATCACCAAGGAGGAGTACAAGGACATCCTGAGGAAGGCCGTCCACAAG ATCTGCCACAGCAAAAGTGGGGAGATCAACCCAGTGAAGGTGAGCAACCTGGTGCGCGCCTACGTCCAACGCTACCGCTACTTCCGCAAGCACGGCCGCAAGCCAGGGGACCCTCCGGGGCCTCCACGGCCACCCAAGGAGCCGGGACCCCCTGACAAAGGTGGCCCgggcctgcccctgccccctctcTGA
- the SCAF1 gene encoding splicing factor, arginine/serine-rich 19 isoform X2 gives MEEEDESRGKTEESGEDRGDGPPDRDPTLSPPAFILRAIQQAVGTSLQGDLPNDKDGSRCHGLRWRRCRSPRSEPRSQESGGTDTATVLDVAADGLLAGLVSILDPPDTWVPSHMDLRPGESEDMLELVAEVRIGDRDPVPLPVPSLLPRLRAWRTGKTVSPQSHSSRPNCARHLLTLGTGDGGPAPPPAPSSASSSPSPSPSSSSPSPPPPPPPPAPPAPPAPRFDIYDPFHPTDEAYSPPPAPEQKYDPFEPTGSNPSSSAGTPSPEEEEEEEEEEEEEEEEGLSQSISRISETLAGIYDDNSLSQDFPGDESPGPDPQPLQPTPAPGTPPQADSTRADGATRRRVFVVGTEAEACREGKVSVEVVTAGGAALPPPLLPPGDSEIEEGEIVQPEEEPRMAVSLFRAGGRAARPPPAAPAAAQPPPPPPAPRAPEGDDFLSLHAESDGEGALQVDLGEPAPAPPAADTRWGGLDLRRKILTQRRERYRQRSPSPAAAPAPAAPTGPPTRKKSRRERKRSGGEAKEAASSSSGAQPAPPAPASPWDSKKHRSRDRKPGSHASSSTRRRSRSRSTRHRSRSTDRRRGGSRRSRSREKRRRRRRSNSPPPATSSSSSSRRERHRGKHRDGGGSKKKKKRSRSRGEKRSGDSEKGPAPAQPPSGSASLGSDRDTRRRGAVPPSIQDLTDHDLFAIKRTITVGRPDKSDARGPSPGPASSPKREVLYDSEGLSAEERGGKSSEKDRRRSGAASSSSSSREKGSRRKALDGGDRDRERDRDRDRSSKKARPPKELAPSSGPPPKPPVSSGSGSSSSSSSSSSRKVKLQSKVAVLIREGVSSTTPAKEASSAGLGSIGVKFSRDRESRSPFLKPDERAPAEVAKAAQGSTKPKKTKVKAKAGAKKTKGTKGKTKPSKTRKKIRSGGSSGPVTLKKSKADSCSQAAGAKGAEETSWSGEERAAKAPSTPPPKIAPPPPALTPDSQTVDSSCKTPEVSFLPEEAAEEAGVRGGAEEEEEEEEEEEEEEEEEQQPATTTATSTAAAAPSTAPSAGSTAGDSGAEDGPAPRVSQLPTLPPPMPWNLPAGVDCTTSGVLALTALLFKMEEANLASRAKAQELIQATNQILSHRKPPSSLGVTPAPVPTSLGLPPGPSSYLLPGSLPLGGCGSTPPTPTGLAAASDKREGSSSSEGRGDTDKYLKKLHTQERAVEEVKLAIKPYYQKKDITKEEYKDILRKAVHKICHSKSGEINPVKVSNLVRAYVQRYRYFRKHGRKPGDPPGPPRPPKEPGPPDKGGPGLPLPPL, from the exons ATGGAGGAAGAAGATGAGTCTCGAGGGAAGACAGAAGAGTCAGGCGAGGATCGGGGCGACGGTCCGCCAGACAGAGACCCTacactttctcctcctgcttttatCCTG CGGGCCATtcagcaggctgtggggacttccctgcaggGGGATCTGCCAAATGATAAAG ATGGCTCTCGGTGTCATGGCCTTCGATGGAGGCGCTGCCGGAGCCCACGATCGGAGCCCCGTTCCCAGGAATCTGGGGGGACTGACACGGCTACT GTGTTGGACGTGGCTGCCGATGGCCTCCTTGCGGGGCTGGTGAGCATCCTGGATCCCCCAGACACCTGGGTTCCTAGCCACATGGACCTGCGGCCTGGCGA AAGCGAGGACATGCTGGAGCTGGTGGCCGAGGTCCGAATTGGGGACAGGGATCCAGTCCCTCTGCCGGTACCCAGCCTGCTGCCCCGTCTCAGGGCCTGGAGGACAGGCAAAACGG TTTCTCCGCAGTCTCACTCTTCTCGACCCAACTGTGCCCGCCATCTCCTCACCTTGGGCACTGGAGACGggggccctgcccctccccctgctccctcctctgcatcctcctccccctccccttcgcCCTCctcatcctccccttccccacctcctcctccaccacccccGGCCCCCCCAGCTCCTCCTGCACCCCGGTTCGATATCTACGACCCCTTCCACCCCACCGACGAGGCCTATTCCCCACCGCCTGCTCCGGAGCAGAAGTACGACCCCTTCGAGCCCACGGGCTCCAACCCCAGCTCATCGGCGGGAACCCCCTCAcccgaggaggaggaagaagaagaggaggaagaggaagaagaggaggaggagggcctgTCGCAGAGCATCAGCCGCATCTCTGAGACCCTGGCGGGCATCTACGACGACAACAGCCTGagccaggacttcccaggtgacgaGAGCCCAGGCCCCGACCCCCAGCCCTTGCAGCCGACTCCAGCCCCTGGCACACCGCCCCAGGCCGACTCCACCCGGGCCGACGGAGCCACCCGCCGGCGCGTCTTTGTAGTGGGGACCGAGGCAGAGGCCTGTCGGGAAGGCAAGGTCTCTGTGGAGGTGGTGACAGCTGGTGGAGCTGCCCTCCCGCCCCCTCTGCTGCCTCCGGGTGACTCGGAGATTGAGGAGGGCGAGATCGTCCAGCCCGAGGAGGAGCCCAGAATGGCGGTCTCCCTCTTCCGCGCCGGGGGCCGGGCAGCGCGGCCCCCACCCGCGGCCCCCGCTgcagcccagcccccacccccgccgcccgccccccGGGCCCCCGAGGGGGACGACTTCTTGTCTCTGCACGCGGAGTCCGACGGCGAGGGCGCCCTGCAGGTGGACCTGGGGGAGCCAGCCcccgcgccgcccgccgccgACACGCGCTGGGGCGGCCTGGACCTGCGGCGCAAGATCCTGACCCAGCGGCGCGAGCGCTACCGCCAGCGATCACCCTCGCCAGCcgcggcccccgcccccgccgcccccaccgGCCCGCCCACCCGCAAGAAGTCCAGGCGGGAACGGAAGCGGAGTGGCGGCGAGGCCAAGGAGGCCGCCTCGTCCTCCTCCGGCGCGCAGCCCGCCCCGCCGGCCCCGGCCTCCCCCTGGGACTCTAAGAAGCACCGCTCGAGGGACCGCAAGCCCGGCTCCCACGCCTCATCGTCCACCCGCCGCCGCTCGCGGTCTCGTTCCACCCGCCACCGCTCGCGGAGCACCGACCGGCGCCGCGGGGGCAGCCGCAGGTCACGGTCCCGGGAGAAAAGGCGCCGGCGGCGGCGCTCGAACTCACCGCCTCCGGCCACCTCATCTTCCTCATCCTCCCGCCGCGAGCGGCACCGTGGCAAGCACCGTGATGGCGGTGGcagcaagaagaagaagaagcggTCGCGGTCCCGGGGCGAGAAGCGTTCGGGGGACAGCGAGAAGGGCCCTGCCCCGGCGCAGCCGCCCTCCGGCTCCGCCTCCCTGGGCAGTGACCGCGACACCCGCCGGCGGGGGGCTGTCCCGCCCTCCATCCAGGACCTCACGGACCACGACCTCTTCGCCATCAAGCGGACCATCACCGTGGGCCGACCGGACAAGTCTGACGCCCGAGGCCCCTCCCCGGGCCCGGCCTCGTCCCCCAAGCGGGAGGTCCTGTACGACTCGGAAGGGCTGAGCGCGGAGGAGCGGGGCGGCAAGAGCAGCGAGAAGGACCGCCGGCGCTCGGGggcggcctcctcctcctcctcctcccgagAGAAGGGATCGCGGCGGAAGGCGCTGGACGGGGGGGACCGGGACCGGGAGAGGGACAGAGACAGGGACAGGTCGTCCAAGAAGGCCCGGCCCCCCAAGGAGTTGGCACCCTCCTCGGGGCCCCCGCCAAAGCCCCCGGTCAGCAGCGGCTCGGGCTCCTCGTCCTCCTCGTCCTCGTCGTCTTCCCGGAAGGTGAAGCTGCAGTCCAAGGTGGCGGTCCTGATCCGTGAGGGCGTCAGCAGCACCACACccgccaaggaggcctcatctGCCGGCCTGGGCTCCATCGGAGTCAAGTTCAGCCGAGACCGAGAGAGCCGCTCCCCCTTCCTCAAGCCAGACGAGCGGGCCCCTGCAGAGGTGGCCAAAGCAGCTCAGGGCAGCACCAAGCCCAAAAAGACCAAGGTCAAGGCCAAGGCTGGGGCCAAGAAAACCAAGGGGACCAAGGGAAAGACCAAGCCATCTAAGACCAGGAAAAAGATCCGCAGCGGGGGCAGCAGCGGCCCGGTGACGCTGAAGAAGTCCAAGGCGGATAGCTGCAGCCAGGCGGCGGGAGCCAAGGGGGCCGAGGAGACCTCCTGGTCCGGGGAAGAGCGGGCAGCCAAGGCCCCCAGCACCCCGCCCCCCAAGATAGCCCCTCCGCCCCCTGCACTGACGCCCGACTCACAGACTGTGGACAGCAGCTGCAAGACGCCCGAGGTCTCCTTCCTGCCAGAAGAGGCCGCTGAGGAGGCTGGGGTCCGAGgtggggcagaggaggaggaggaggaggaagaggaggaggaggaggaagaggaggaggagcagcagcCGGCCACCACCACGGCCACCAGCACAGCAGCCGCCGCCCCGAGCACCGCCCCGAGTGCGGGGTCCACAGCCGGTGACTCGGGGGCGGAGGACGGGCCTGCTCCCCGCGTCTCCCAgctgcccaccctgcccccacccatgcCCTGGAACCTGCCCGCGGGCGTGGACTGCACTACTAGCGGTGTCCTGGCCT TGACTGCACTTCTTTTCAAGATGGAAGAAGCCAATCTGGCGAGCCGAGCAAAGGCGCAGGAGCTGATCCAGGCCACCAaccag ATCCTCAGCCACAGGAAGCCGCCCTCAAGTCTGGGAGTGACCCCAGCTCCTGTGCCCACCTCCCTGGGTCTGCCCCCTGGCCCCTCCAGCTACCTGCTGCCTGGCAGCCTCCCCCTGGGAGGCTGCGgctccacccctcccacccccactgggCTGGCTGCAGCGTCTGACAAGAGAGAGGGCAGCAGCAGCTCCGAGGGACGTGGGGACACAGACAAG TATCTGAAGAAGCTGCACACACAGGAGCGGGCGGTGGAGGAGGTGAAGCTGGCCATCAAGCCGTATTATCAGAAGAAGGACATCACCAAGGAGGAGTACAAGGACATCCTGAGGAAGGCCGTCCACAAG ATCTGCCACAGCAAAAGTGGGGAGATCAACCCAGTGAAGGTGAGCAACCTGGTGCGCGCCTACGTCCAACGCTACCGCTACTTCCGCAAGCACGGCCGCAAGCCAGGGGACCCTCCGGGGCCTCCACGGCCACCCAAGGAGCCGGGACCCCCTGACAAAGGTGGCCCgggcctgcccctgccccctctcTGA
- the IRF3 gene encoding interferon regulatory factor 3 has protein sequence MGTQKPRILPWLISQLDRGEWEGVTWLDESRTRFRIPWKHGLRQDAQQEDFGIFQAWAEASGAYTPGKDKPDLPTWKRNFRSALNRKEVLRLAEDHSKDSHDPHKIYEFVSSGVRDIPEPDISQDNNGRHSTSDTQEDIVEKLLSDIDLSLEGGPSNLTVSSEKPPQLLLSPDSDIPALCPNSGLSENPLKQLLANEEDWEFEVTAFYRGCQVFQQTIFCPGGLRLVGSEAGDRMLPGQPIKLPDPAASLTDQSVTGYVQRVLSCLGGGLALWRAGQWLCAQRLGHCHVYWAVGEELLPSCGHKPDGEVPKDREGGVFNLGPFIADLIAFIEGSRRSPLYTLWFCVGQAWPQDQPWIKRLLMVKVVPMCLRVLVDIARQGGASSLENTVDLHISNSHPLSLTSDQYMACLQDLVEDMDFQVAGEA, from the exons ATGGGAACCCAAAAGCCTCGGATACTGCCCTGGCTGATATCTCAGCTGGACCGAGGGGAGTGGGAGGGCGTGACCTGGCTGGACGAGAGCCGCACGCGTTTCCGCATCCCTTGGAAGCACGGCTTGCGGCAGGATGCCCAGCAGGAGGATTTCGGCATCTTCCAG GCCTGGGCTGAAGCCAGTGGTGCCTATACTCCTGGGAAGGATAAGCCCGACCTGCCCACCTGGAAGAGGAATTTCCGGTCTGCCCTGAACCGGAAGGAAGTGTTGCGTTTAGCGGAGGACCACAGCAAGGACTCCCACGACCCGCACAAGATCTATGAGTTTGTGAGCTCAG GAGTCAGAGACATACCTGAGCCAGATATCTCTCAAGACAACAATGGCAGACACAGTACCTCTGATACTCAG GAAGACATTGTGGAGAAGTTACTGAGTGACATAGACTTGAGCCTAGAAGGAGGGCCCTCGAATCTGACTGTGTCCTCTGAGAAACCCCCTCAGCTCTTGCTGAGCCCCGACTCAGACATCCCTGCTCTTTGCCCAAACTCAGGACTCTCTGAAAACCCCCTGAAGCAGCTGTTGGCGAATGAGGAAG ATTGGGAATTCGAGGTGACTGCCTTCTACCGGGGCTGCCAAGTCTTCCAGCAGACCATCTTCTGCCCTGGGGGCCTGCGGCTGGTGGGGTCAGAAGCAGGGGACAGGATGCTGCCTGGGCAGCCAATAAAACTGCCGGACCCCGCAGCGTCCCTGACAGACCAGAGCGTGACCGGCTACGTGCAGCGGGTGCTGAGCTGCCTGGGCGGGGGGCTGGCCCTGTGGAGGGCTGGGCAGTGGCTCTGCGCCCAGAGGCTGGGGCATTGTCATGTGTACTGGGCCGTAGGCGAGGAACTCCTCCCCAGCTGTGGCCACAAGCCTGACGGCGAGGTcccgaaggacagggaaggaggTGTGTTCAACCTGGGGCCCTTCATAGCAG ATCTGATCGCCTTCATCGAAGGAAGCAGACGCTCACCACTCTATACCCTCTGGTTCTGTGTGGGGCAGGCATGGCCCCAGGACCAGCCGTGGATCAAGAGGCTTCTGATGGTCAAG GTTGTCCCCATGTGCCTCAGGGTTCTTGTAGACATAGCGCGGCAAGGGGGTGCCTCCTCCCTGGAGAACACTGTCGACCTGCACATTTCCAACAGCCACCCACTCTCCCTCACCTCAGACCAGTACATGGCCTGCCTCCAGGACCTGGTCGAGGACATGGATTTCCAGGTTGCTGGGGAGGCCTGA